The following proteins are encoded in a genomic region of Solea senegalensis isolate Sse05_10M linkage group LG5, IFAPA_SoseM_1, whole genome shotgun sequence:
- the mtmr3 gene encoding myotubularin-related protein 3 isoform X5 has product MEEEGQNSLECIQANQIFPKKSPVLEEENMQVPFPELHGEFTEYVGRAEDAIIAMSNYRLHIKFKESVVNVPLQLIESVECRDMFQLHVTCKDCKVVRCQFSTFEQCQEWLKRLNVVVRPPSRLEDLFSFAFHAWCMDVYAGEKEQHGELCRPGEHVTSWFKNEVERMGFDTQNAWRISDINSKFRLCPSYPQQLLVPAWITDKELENVAAFRSWKRFPAVVYRHLSTGAVIARCGQPEVSWWGWRNADDEHLVQSIAKSCAMDSNSRKHIPNGTYTNGSDLPDTDFESSMTNSSEVETLVIQAHKLLILDARSYAAAVANRAKGGGCECPEYYPNCEVVFMGMANIHSIRKSFQSLRFLCTQMPDPANWLSALEGTKWLQHLSLLLKAALLAVNAVDRDQRPVLVHCSDGWDRTPQIVALSKLLLDPYYRTIEGFQVLVETEWLDFGHKFADRCGHGENSEDLNERCPVFLQWLDCVHQLQRQFPCSFEFNEAFLVKLVQHTYSCLFGTFLCNSGKEREDRHVQERTCSVWSLLRPANRTLRNMLYSSHSETVLHPVCHVRNLMLWTAVYLPSSSPTTPSDDSCAPYPVPGTNPEDAPLGRCTKTRSFDNLPSACELGSNLAPNRRSSDPNLNEKWQDHRCSLELNMTAGPEGGGNQDQEVLSNAMEPYPDDADSELEDSSHLRASSADLEQGVFERPAATGEEVEEAELSVAVGVAEGQMENILQEATKEEVGADQKEGSTAVAQVINTVDTESERVANVGDEDECAKVNGTEILTEASANGHHHKNGMIEAQEDGESPLSTEEADEQDQQVPEVTQASEEVVTQDVEESCVKEEVAHELSESGSSEPEQPAAHRTLNNGFMDSSPEEPSEDEETCPDCESDHDVSAPVELVDKRASLLESSTETLTEEACGRLEPPTQPPVCLIRQPCADSMSQPPCSRKEKGFEAGEHSLIRTLNGGTKQPSVSASQSVSADLSRDGDSSDGEPCAGPHWAKVNGERAPLSRQMSLVSCNSLILHQRGSCSQHRCCHALVGRAVISPEQPSRSHLDDDGLTLHTDAIQQRLRQIEAGHQMEVETLKKQVQELWSRLENQHHTGSHRINGDIGDEVTSMIDSECNLDPNCLSRCSTEMFSEASWEQVDKQDTEVTRWYPDHLAAQCYGCESRFWLATRRHHCRNCGNVFCANCCDQKIPVPSQQLFEPSRVCKGCYGNLQLGLVPLDLELEKPIAASSN; this is encoded by the exons ATG gaggaggaggggcagaaTAGCTTGGAGTGTATCCAGGCCAATCAGATATTCCCCAAGAAGTCCCCCGTCCTGGAGGAAGAAAACATGCAG GTGCCCTTTCCTGAGTTGCATGGGGAGTTCACGGAGTATGTGGGGAGAGCAGAGGATGCCATCATCGCCATGTCCAACTACCGCcttcacatcaagttcaaagAGTCTGTTGTCAAT GTCCCTCTTCAGCTTATAGAGAGTGTGGAGTGTCGGGATATGTTTCAGCTCCATGTCACCTGTAAGGACTGCAAAGTGGTGAG GTGTCAGTTCTCCACATTTGAACAGTGTCAGGAATGGCTAAAACGCCTGAATGTCGTAGTACGTCCTCCCTCTCGCCTGGAGGACCTCTTCTCCTTTGCCTTTCATGCCTGGTGCATGGATGTGTATGCTGGTGAGAAGGAGCAGCACGGCGAACTGTGCAGGCCAG GTGAACATGTGACCTCCTGGTTCAAGAACGAGGTGGAGAGGATGGGCTTTGACACTCAAAACGCCTGGAGAATATCTGACATTAACAGCAAGTTCAG ACTATGCCCCAGCTATCCTCAGCAGCTCCTGGTGCCAGCTTGGATCACAGACAAGGAGTTGGAAAATGTGGCGGCCTTCCGCTCCTGGAAGAGGTTTCCTGCTGTGGTTTATAg GCACCTCAGCACAGGTGCTGTGATCGCACGCTGTGGTCAGCCCGAGGTTAGCTGGTGGGGCTGGAGGAACGCAGATGACGAACATCTGGTCCAGTCCATTGCCAAGTCCTGTGCTATGGACAGCAACTCCCGCAAACACATCCCCAACGGCACTTACACCAACGGCTCAGACCTGCCTGACACCGACTTTG AATCTTCCATGACCAACAGCTCAGAGGTGGAGACGCTGGTCATCCAGGCCCACAAGTTACTTATCCTGGATGCCAGGTcctatgctgctgctgtagcgAACAGGGCCAAGGGGGGAGGCTGTGAATGCCCAG AATACTATCCCAACTGTGAGGTGGTGTTTATGGGCATGGCCAACATCCACTCTATCCGCAAGAGTTTCCAGTCTCTACGTTTCCTCTGCACCCAGATGCCTGATCCAGCCAA CTGGCTTTCTGCACTGGAGGGCACCAAGTGGCTGCAGCATCTGTCCCTGCTGCTGAAAGCAGCGCTACTTGCTGTCAACGCCGTTGATCGAGACCAAAGGCCTGTCCTGGTGCACTGCTCCGATGGCTGGGACCGCACACCTCAGATCGTTGCTTTGTCCAAATTGCTACTGGACCCTTATTATCGCACCATTGAG GGTTTCCAGGTTTTGGTGGAGACTGAATGGTTGGACTTTGGCCATAAGTTTGCAGACCGCTGTGGCCATGGAGAAAACTCAGAGGATCTGAATGAGCGCTGCCCTGTCTTCCTGCAGTGGCTGGACTGTGTGCATCAGCTACAGAGGCAGTTTCCATGCTCCTTTGAGTTTAATGAGGCCTTTCTG GTGAAGCTGGTACAGCACACCTACTCCTGCCTGTTTGGCACATTCCTGTGCAACAGCGGCAAGGAGAGGGAGGATCGTCATGTTCAGGAGAGGACCTGCTCCGTCTGGTCACTGCTGAGACCGGCCAACCGCACACTGAGGAACATGCTTTACAGCTCACACTCTGAGACC gtTCTCCACCCAGTGTGCCATGTGCGCAACCTGATGCTGTGGACGGCAGTCTATCTGCCAAGCtcctcccccaccacccccTCAGATGACTCTTGCGCCCCCTATCCCGTACCTGGTACCAACCCGGAGGATGCACCACTGGGCAG atgtACTAAGACTCGCTCCTTTGACAACTTACCCAGTGCATGTGAGCTAGGAAGCAACCTTGCTCCTAACCGCCGCTCTAGTGACCCGAACCTCAATGAGAAGTGGCAGGACCACCGGTGCTCTCTCGAGCTCAATATGACAGCAGGGCCTGAGGGAGGGGGCAATCAGGACCAGGAGGTGCTGTCTAATGCAATGGAGCCATACCCAGATGATGCGGACTCAGAGCTGGAAGACAGCTCACACCTGCGGGCCTCAAGTGCTGACCTTGAACAGGGAGTCTTCGAGAGGCCTGCAGCCACaggagaggaagtggaggaggctGAGCTCTCTGTGGCAGTGGGTGTGGCCGAAGGCCAAATGGAGAACATTCTCCAAGAAGCCACAAAGGAGGAGGTAGGAGCAGATCAGAAAGAGGGAAGCACTGCTGTTGCTCAAGTTATAAACACTGTTgacacagagtcagagagagtaGCAAACGTTGGAGATGAAGATGAGTGTGCTAAAGTAAATGGGACTGAGATCCTGACAGAAGCCTCTGCTAATGGTCACCATCACAAAAATGGCATGATAGAGGCTCAGGAGGATGGTGAGTCTCCTCTGTCCACAGAAGAGGCAGATGAGCAGGATCAACAGGTACCTGAGGTGACTCAGGCATCAGAGGAAGTTGTAACGCAGGATGTTGAGGAATCTTGTGTAAAAGAGGAGGTTGCACATGAACTCAGTGAGTCTGGCTCAAGTGAGCCTGAGCAGCCTGCAGCTCACAGAACTTTAAATAATGGCTTTATGGATAGCTCACCTGAAGAGCCaagtgaggatgaggagacaTGTCCTGACTGTGAATCTGACCACGATGTATCTGCTCCAGTGGAGCTGGTGGATAAGAGAGCCTCGCTGTTGGAGAGTTCAACAGAAACTTTAACTGAAGAGGCCTGTGGCAGGTTGGAACCCCCCACACAGCCGCCCGTTTGTCTCATCAGACAGCCGTGTGCTGACAGCATGAGCCAGCCGCCCTGTTCCAGGAAAGAGAAAGGGTTTGAGGCAGGCGAGCACAGCTTAATCAGAACTTTAAACGGGGGCACGAAGCAACCCTCAGTCAGTGCCTCTCAGTCAGTGAGTGCTGATCTAAGCAGGGACGGCGACAGCTCTGACGGCGAGCCTTGCGCGGGTCCTCACTGGGCCAAAGTGAACGGGGAGCGGGCCCCTCTGAGTCGACAGATGTCTCTGGTAAGCTGTAACTCCCTGATCCTTCATCAACGGGGCAGTTGCTCCCAGCATCGCTGTTGCCACGCCTTGGTTGGCCGAGCCGTCATCAGCCCGGAGCAGCCGTCACGCAGTCACCTAGATGATGACGGGCTGACACTGCACACTGATGCCATCCAGCAGAGGCTGAGGCAGATCGAGGCGGGTCACCAGATGGAGGTGGAGACTCTGAAGAAGCAGGTACAGGAGCTGTGGAGCCGCTTGGAGAATCAGCATCACACAGGCTCCCACAGGATCAACGGAGACATTGGAGATGAAGTG ACCTCAATGATAGACTCTGAGTGCAACCTGGACCCCAACTGTTTGTCACGTTGCAGCACAGAGATGTTCTCTGAGGCCAGCTGGGAGCAGGTGGACAAGCAGGACACTGAG GTCACTCGCTGGTACCCTGACCATTTGGCAGCTCAGTGTTATGGCTGTGAGAGCCGGTTCTGGCTCGCCACAAGAAGGCATCACTGCAG
- the mtmr3 gene encoding myotubularin-related protein 3 isoform X3, translating to MEEEGQNSLECIQANQIFPKKSPVLEEENMQVPFPELHGEFTEYVGRAEDAIIAMSNYRLHIKFKESVVNVPLQLIESVECRDMFQLHVTCKDCKVVRCQFSTFEQCQEWLKRLNVVVRPPSRLEDLFSFAFHAWCMDVYAGEKEQHGELCRPGKLLVFPHVTPADPYHCSLLILSNISALSVGEHVTSWFKNEVERMGFDTQNAWRISDINSKFRLCPSYPQQLLVPAWITDKELENVAAFRSWKRFPAVVYRHLSTGAVIARCGQPEVSWWGWRNADDEHLVQSIAKSCAMDSNSRKHIPNGTYTNGSDLPDTDFESSMTNSSEVETLVIQAHKLLILDARSYAAAVANRAKGGGCECPEYYPNCEVVFMGMANIHSIRKSFQSLRFLCTQMPDPANWLSALEGTKWLQHLSLLLKAALLAVNAVDRDQRPVLVHCSDGWDRTPQIVALSKLLLDPYYRTIEGFQVLVETEWLDFGHKFADRCGHGENSEDLNERCPVFLQWLDCVHQLQRQFPCSFEFNEAFLVKLVQHTYSCLFGTFLCNSGKEREDRHVQERTCSVWSLLRPANRTLRNMLYSSHSETVLHPVCHVRNLMLWTAVYLPSSSPTTPSDDSCAPYPVPGTNPEDAPLGRCTKTRSFDNLPSACELGSNLAPNRRSSDPNLNEKWQDHRCSLELNMTAGPEGGGNQDQEVLSNAMEPYPDDADSELEDSSHLRASSADLEQGVFERPAATGEEVEEAELSVAVGVAEGQMENILQEATKEEVGADQKEGSTAVAQVINTVDTESERVANVGDEDECAKVNGTEILTEASANGHHHKNGMIEAQEDGESPLSTEEADEQDQQVPEVTQASEEVVTQDVEESCVKEEVAHELSESGSSEPEQPAAHRTLNNGFMDSSPEEPSEDEETCPDCESDHDVSAPVELVDKRASLLESSTETLTEEACGRLEPPTQPPVCLIRQPCADSMSQPPCSRKEKGFEAGEHSLIRTLNGGTKQPSVSASQSVSADLSRDGDSSDGEPCAGPHWAKVNGERAPLSRQMSLVSCNSLILHQRGSCSQHRCCHALVGRAVISPEQPSRSHLDDDGLTLHTDAIQQRLRQIEAGHQMEVETLKKQVQELWSRLENQHHTGSHRINGDIGDEVTSMIDSECNLDPNCLSRCSTEMFSEASWEQVDKQDTEVTRWYPDHLAAQCYGCESRFWLATRRHHCSGRETVQELWLSIAECKSTSANPTLSETSQETIIVNRSRV from the exons ATG gaggaggaggggcagaaTAGCTTGGAGTGTATCCAGGCCAATCAGATATTCCCCAAGAAGTCCCCCGTCCTGGAGGAAGAAAACATGCAG GTGCCCTTTCCTGAGTTGCATGGGGAGTTCACGGAGTATGTGGGGAGAGCAGAGGATGCCATCATCGCCATGTCCAACTACCGCcttcacatcaagttcaaagAGTCTGTTGTCAAT GTCCCTCTTCAGCTTATAGAGAGTGTGGAGTGTCGGGATATGTTTCAGCTCCATGTCACCTGTAAGGACTGCAAAGTGGTGAG GTGTCAGTTCTCCACATTTGAACAGTGTCAGGAATGGCTAAAACGCCTGAATGTCGTAGTACGTCCTCCCTCTCGCCTGGAGGACCTCTTCTCCTTTGCCTTTCATGCCTGGTGCATGGATGTGTATGCTGGTGAGAAGGAGCAGCACGGCGAACTGTGCAGGCCAGGTAAACTACTTGTCTTTCCCCATGTTACCCCAGCAGATCCTTATCACTGCTCTCTTCTCATCTTATCAAacatctctgctctctctgtaGGTGAACATGTGACCTCCTGGTTCAAGAACGAGGTGGAGAGGATGGGCTTTGACACTCAAAACGCCTGGAGAATATCTGACATTAACAGCAAGTTCAG ACTATGCCCCAGCTATCCTCAGCAGCTCCTGGTGCCAGCTTGGATCACAGACAAGGAGTTGGAAAATGTGGCGGCCTTCCGCTCCTGGAAGAGGTTTCCTGCTGTGGTTTATAg GCACCTCAGCACAGGTGCTGTGATCGCACGCTGTGGTCAGCCCGAGGTTAGCTGGTGGGGCTGGAGGAACGCAGATGACGAACATCTGGTCCAGTCCATTGCCAAGTCCTGTGCTATGGACAGCAACTCCCGCAAACACATCCCCAACGGCACTTACACCAACGGCTCAGACCTGCCTGACACCGACTTTG AATCTTCCATGACCAACAGCTCAGAGGTGGAGACGCTGGTCATCCAGGCCCACAAGTTACTTATCCTGGATGCCAGGTcctatgctgctgctgtagcgAACAGGGCCAAGGGGGGAGGCTGTGAATGCCCAG AATACTATCCCAACTGTGAGGTGGTGTTTATGGGCATGGCCAACATCCACTCTATCCGCAAGAGTTTCCAGTCTCTACGTTTCCTCTGCACCCAGATGCCTGATCCAGCCAA CTGGCTTTCTGCACTGGAGGGCACCAAGTGGCTGCAGCATCTGTCCCTGCTGCTGAAAGCAGCGCTACTTGCTGTCAACGCCGTTGATCGAGACCAAAGGCCTGTCCTGGTGCACTGCTCCGATGGCTGGGACCGCACACCTCAGATCGTTGCTTTGTCCAAATTGCTACTGGACCCTTATTATCGCACCATTGAG GGTTTCCAGGTTTTGGTGGAGACTGAATGGTTGGACTTTGGCCATAAGTTTGCAGACCGCTGTGGCCATGGAGAAAACTCAGAGGATCTGAATGAGCGCTGCCCTGTCTTCCTGCAGTGGCTGGACTGTGTGCATCAGCTACAGAGGCAGTTTCCATGCTCCTTTGAGTTTAATGAGGCCTTTCTG GTGAAGCTGGTACAGCACACCTACTCCTGCCTGTTTGGCACATTCCTGTGCAACAGCGGCAAGGAGAGGGAGGATCGTCATGTTCAGGAGAGGACCTGCTCCGTCTGGTCACTGCTGAGACCGGCCAACCGCACACTGAGGAACATGCTTTACAGCTCACACTCTGAGACC gtTCTCCACCCAGTGTGCCATGTGCGCAACCTGATGCTGTGGACGGCAGTCTATCTGCCAAGCtcctcccccaccacccccTCAGATGACTCTTGCGCCCCCTATCCCGTACCTGGTACCAACCCGGAGGATGCACCACTGGGCAG atgtACTAAGACTCGCTCCTTTGACAACTTACCCAGTGCATGTGAGCTAGGAAGCAACCTTGCTCCTAACCGCCGCTCTAGTGACCCGAACCTCAATGAGAAGTGGCAGGACCACCGGTGCTCTCTCGAGCTCAATATGACAGCAGGGCCTGAGGGAGGGGGCAATCAGGACCAGGAGGTGCTGTCTAATGCAATGGAGCCATACCCAGATGATGCGGACTCAGAGCTGGAAGACAGCTCACACCTGCGGGCCTCAAGTGCTGACCTTGAACAGGGAGTCTTCGAGAGGCCTGCAGCCACaggagaggaagtggaggaggctGAGCTCTCTGTGGCAGTGGGTGTGGCCGAAGGCCAAATGGAGAACATTCTCCAAGAAGCCACAAAGGAGGAGGTAGGAGCAGATCAGAAAGAGGGAAGCACTGCTGTTGCTCAAGTTATAAACACTGTTgacacagagtcagagagagtaGCAAACGTTGGAGATGAAGATGAGTGTGCTAAAGTAAATGGGACTGAGATCCTGACAGAAGCCTCTGCTAATGGTCACCATCACAAAAATGGCATGATAGAGGCTCAGGAGGATGGTGAGTCTCCTCTGTCCACAGAAGAGGCAGATGAGCAGGATCAACAGGTACCTGAGGTGACTCAGGCATCAGAGGAAGTTGTAACGCAGGATGTTGAGGAATCTTGTGTAAAAGAGGAGGTTGCACATGAACTCAGTGAGTCTGGCTCAAGTGAGCCTGAGCAGCCTGCAGCTCACAGAACTTTAAATAATGGCTTTATGGATAGCTCACCTGAAGAGCCaagtgaggatgaggagacaTGTCCTGACTGTGAATCTGACCACGATGTATCTGCTCCAGTGGAGCTGGTGGATAAGAGAGCCTCGCTGTTGGAGAGTTCAACAGAAACTTTAACTGAAGAGGCCTGTGGCAGGTTGGAACCCCCCACACAGCCGCCCGTTTGTCTCATCAGACAGCCGTGTGCTGACAGCATGAGCCAGCCGCCCTGTTCCAGGAAAGAGAAAGGGTTTGAGGCAGGCGAGCACAGCTTAATCAGAACTTTAAACGGGGGCACGAAGCAACCCTCAGTCAGTGCCTCTCAGTCAGTGAGTGCTGATCTAAGCAGGGACGGCGACAGCTCTGACGGCGAGCCTTGCGCGGGTCCTCACTGGGCCAAAGTGAACGGGGAGCGGGCCCCTCTGAGTCGACAGATGTCTCTGGTAAGCTGTAACTCCCTGATCCTTCATCAACGGGGCAGTTGCTCCCAGCATCGCTGTTGCCACGCCTTGGTTGGCCGAGCCGTCATCAGCCCGGAGCAGCCGTCACGCAGTCACCTAGATGATGACGGGCTGACACTGCACACTGATGCCATCCAGCAGAGGCTGAGGCAGATCGAGGCGGGTCACCAGATGGAGGTGGAGACTCTGAAGAAGCAGGTACAGGAGCTGTGGAGCCGCTTGGAGAATCAGCATCACACAGGCTCCCACAGGATCAACGGAGACATTGGAGATGAAGTG ACCTCAATGATAGACTCTGAGTGCAACCTGGACCCCAACTGTTTGTCACGTTGCAGCACAGAGATGTTCTCTGAGGCCAGCTGGGAGCAGGTGGACAAGCAGGACACTGAG GTCACTCGCTGGTACCCTGACCATTTGGCAGCTCAGTGTTATGGCTGTGAGAGCCGGTTCTGGCTCGCCACAAGAAGGCATCACTGCAG tgGCAGAGAGACTGTCCAGGAGCTGTG GCTGAGCATTGCCGAGTGTAAGAGCACCTCTGCTAACCCAACGTTAAGTGAAACTTCACAGGAAACTATAATTGTAAACAGGAGCCGTGTATAA